A portion of the Tachysurus vachellii isolate PV-2020 chromosome 14, HZAU_Pvac_v1, whole genome shotgun sequence genome contains these proteins:
- the bbs12 gene encoding Bardet-Biedl syndrome 12 protein codes for MSLLGSTTINQGRHIGLQQLEAMTAAAHTFLGPSKLYKMIQDEASGEAVLVCSCYHLLEHLELSGSVAQLLRETTRAHWGTMHTGTASLLFLVGTWSRVALECLHQGISIQHIVSGMSKGLQVCLEACKLSAVSLESVVCKAGLQKQQQRGGNCMNTEDGLLWKPSLSIGVRKLAQDNDTTINSVPTLCFLKNQYPVKHHLKLKHSRHFNSTPITEEERTPKRSDIARLAEAVCHGRETTMRLVIEASRIQCKYSCEDQRHKALDIDKLVTCLLPGLTEENASVLRGYVVLLSAEQALLVKNLEKRTLNISLLHGDLTDKHRHVGFNRPRNVTYVSNCSGLTGISQEEEWMDEALKILLNLKVDIVLVSGGITGQLKDHCLHYHILILEHVRVSVLNDFATGTGALPVSYITQLSERCIGSGVHVNTLREYHTEGTEWTVVSVVTDGTALVTVLITSSIHAKLQSMEDQFWSCAYRVHHALKDGKLLPGAGTTELICIHQLHNHGNISQQEETGDELDAARAAAPFEKVILQLMAESWMNYVSTLMVNNGNFKSKTQAWTCIAQQIKQWEYRGPQNNEMTENVLKIKNYLEIMHRVGESEEEEQDEGIVEKERVTIGVYDNMTVKFEVWRRALDLVFLILQTDTEIVTGINNRDGQFRDFVIL; via the coding sequence ATGTCACTGCTGGGAAGTACAACGATAAACCAGGGCCGCCATATTGGGCTCCAACAACTGGAGGCCatgacagctgcagctcatacattTTTGGGCCCTAGTAAACTCTACAAAATGATCCAAGATGAGGCAAGTGGTGAAGCAGTGCTGGTCTGCTCCTGTTATCATCTGCTGGAACATCTGGAGCTCAGTGGCTCTGTGGCTCAGCTTCTACGTGAGACCACTCGTGCTCACTGGGGGACAATGCATACAGGCACAGCCTCGCTTCTGTTCCTGGTTGGCACCTGGAGCAGGGTGGCACTGGAATGTCTTCACCAAGGCATTTCAATTCAGCACATAGTGTCTGGCATGTCAAAGGGGCTGCAAGTGTGTCTAGAGGCCTGTAAGCTGAGTGCTGTCAGTTTGGAGTCAGTTGTTTGTAAGGCTGGTCTACAGAAACAGCAACAGAGAGGTGGCAACTGTATGAATACTGAGGATGGCTTACTTTGGAAGCCTTCACTGAGTATAGGTGTGAGGAAATTAGCTCAGGACAATGATACAACCATAAATAGTGTGCCTACACTTTGTTTCCTCAAAAACCAGTATCCTgtaaaacatcatttaaaacTCAAGCATAGCAGACACTTTAATTCTACCCCTATCACTGAGGAGGAGAGGACACCCAAAAGATCTGACATAGCACGTCTGGCTGAAGCCGTCTGTCATGGACGTGAGACGACCATGAGGTTAGTGATTGAAGCTAGCAGGATTCAGTGTAAATACAGCTGTGAAGATCAGAGACATAAAGCACTAGACATTGATAAACTGGTTACATGCTTGTTGCCAGGATTAACTGAGGAGAATGCGAGTGTACTCCGTGGATATGTGGTGTTGTTGTCTGCAGAACAGGCATTGCTAGTCAAGAATTTAGAAAAACGGACTTTAAATATCAGCCTGTTGCACGGGGACCTGactgacaaacacagacatgtaGGTTTCAACAGGCCAAGAAATGTTACATACGTTAGTAATTGCTCTGGTTTAACAGGAATCAGCCAGGaggaagaatggatggatgaggcACTGAAAATACTTCTAAACCTCAAGGTAGATATTGTTCTTGTGAGTGGAGGCATCACTGGGCAGCTGAAGGATCACTGCCTCCATTATCACATCCTCATTCTTGAGCATGTACGAGTGTCTGTTTTGAATGATTTTGCTACAGGTACGGGTGCTCTTCCTGTGTCGTACATCACGCAGCTCAGTGAGCGATGCATCGGTTCCGGAGTCCACGTGAACACGCTCAGAGAGTATCACACTGAAGGAACAGAATGGACTGTGGTGAGTGTTGTTACTGATGGCACAGCTCTGGTCACTGTGCTCATTACGAGCTCCATTCATGCTAAACTCCAGAGCATGGAGGATCAGTTTTGGAGCTGTGCTTATCGTGTGCACCATGCACTTAAAGATGGAAAACTGCTGCCTGGAGCTGGAACCACAGAACTGATCTGTATCCATCAGCTCCATAATCATGGGAATATATCGCAACAAGAGGAGACAGGAGATGAGCTTGATGCAGCCAGAGCAGCAGCACCATTTGAGAAGGTAATTCTGCAGCTTATGGCAGAAAGCTGGATGAATTATGTGTCCACACTGATGGTGAACAATGGAAATTTTAAGTCCAAAACACAGGCATGGACATGTATAGCTCAGCAAATAAAGCAGTGGGAGTACAGAGGACCTCAGAATAATGAGATGACAGAAAATGTTCTGAAAATAAAGAACTACTTAGAAATTATGCACAGAGTTGGAGAAAGTGAGGAAGAAGAGCAGGACGAGGGGAtagtggagaaagaaagagtaacAATTGGTGTGTATGATAATATGACAGTAAAATTTGAAGTTTGGAGGAGAGCTCTGGATCTGGTGTTTTTAATTCTTCAGACAGACACTGAAATCGTCACAGGAATAAATAACAGAGACGGACAATTCAGAGATTTTGTCATTCTGTAG